Proteins from a single region of bacterium:
- a CDS encoding right-handed parallel beta-helix repeat-containing protein yields MIKLYVSQEGNDNWSGQIPFSNQNNSDGPFRTIQRAKEEITKQKENGKLRQPIVFYMKRGTYFLDEPIIFNSDDSGTPKFPVLFTSFKNDKVVISGGKKIEKWNETKINGKEIIVFKVPFIKDDLREIFINGEKRNRTRFPEKKFLLYKRDKIPSDWNKGEDLIYLREDILGNIKYIENSEFIFLHLWVDVHLPVKEVDYEKGIVKFKKKSLRYLYDGDTPARFYIENIFDIDQKGSFYFDKEKKEIYYIPLENENIFEIVVPYLENLIIFEGNYKNNEFVEYINFKNIIFSHTNFTLDKNSAGDMQAGYEISGSIKGSGCKNITFENCNFSKLGNYAIEFRDGCKNNEITKCKIFENAGGGIKIGEFLRSDEVDLLKNDYLRHTYGNKIVNCEIYNCGKTFHQCVGVLIGQSYNNIVSNCNIYNLYYSGISVGWTWGYKTSLAYNNIIEYNQIHHIGKPEREKEAFLSDMGGIYTLGIQPGTILRKNKIYNISAYRYGGWGIYLDEGSSEIIVYGNMVFYTTHGGFHQHYGKNNLIIKNIFAFGKETQIVRSKEEQHLSFKFVDNIVYWEEGELLKGNLKDFNFYFDKNIYWNTSRQKFKFGEFTFEQWQEKGMDKNSKIEEVDISLFLKK; encoded by the coding sequence ATGATAAAACTTTATGTTTCGCAGGAAGGAAATGATAATTGGTCAGGACAAATTCCGTTTTCTAATCAAAATAATAGTGATGGCCCATTTAGAACAATCCAAAGAGCAAAGGAAGAAATCACTAAGCAAAAAGAAAATGGTAAATTAAGACAACCAATTGTTTTTTATATGAAAAGAGGAACTTATTTTCTTGATGAGCCAATTATTTTTAATTCAGATGATAGTGGTACTCCTAAATTTCCTGTTCTTTTTACATCTTTTAAAAATGATAAAGTTGTTATAAGTGGTGGTAAAAAAATAGAGAAATGGAATGAAACCAAAATAAATGGGAAAGAAATTATTGTTTTTAAAGTCCCATTTATTAAAGATGATTTAAGAGAAATTTTTATAAATGGGGAAAAAAGAAACAGAACAAGATTTCCAGAAAAAAAATTTTTATTATATAAAAGAGATAAAATTCCTTCTGATTGGAACAAGGGGGAAGATTTAATTTATTTAAGAGAGGATATTTTAGGAAACATTAAATATATAGAAAATAGTGAATTTATTTTTTTACACTTATGGGTTGATGTTCATCTTCCTGTTAAAGAAGTAGATTATGAAAAAGGGATTGTGAAATTTAAGAAAAAGAGTTTAAGGTATCTTTATGATGGAGATACACCTGCAAGATTTTATATTGAGAATATTTTTGATATAGATCAGAAAGGGTCTTTTTATTTTGATAAAGAAAAAAAAGAAATATATTATATCCCTCTTGAAAATGAAAATATTTTTGAAATAGTTGTTCCTTATCTTGAAAATTTAATTATTTTTGAAGGTAATTACAAAAATAATGAATTTGTGGAATATATCAATTTTAAAAATATTATTTTTTCACATACAAACTTTACACTAGATAAAAATTCTGCTGGAGACATGCAAGCAGGATATGAGATTTCAGGTAGTATAAAAGGGAGTGGTTGTAAAAATATAACTTTTGAAAATTGTAATTTTTCTAAACTTGGAAATTATGCAATTGAATTTAGAGATGGTTGTAAAAATAATGAGATAACAAAATGTAAAATTTTTGAAAATGCAGGAGGTGGAATAAAAATAGGGGAATTTTTAAGAAGCGATGAAGTTGATTTATTAAAAAATGATTATTTAAGACATACATATGGGAATAAAATTGTTAATTGTGAAATTTATAATTGTGGTAAGACATTTCACCAGTGTGTTGGAGTATTAATAGGACAGAGTTACAATAATATTGTTTCAAATTGTAATATCTATAATCTTTATTATTCAGGTATATCAGTTGGCTGGACATGGGGTTATAAAACATCTCTTGCTTACAACAATATAATTGAATACAACCAAATTCACCATATCGGAAAACCAGAAAGAGAAAAAGAAGCATTTTTAAGTGATATGGGGGGAATTTACACTCTTGGGATACAACCCGGAACAATTTTGAGAAAAAATAAAATTTACAATATTTCTGCATATAGATATGGCGGGTGGGGAATATATCTTGATGAAGGAAGTTCAGAAATTATTGTTTATGGGAATATGGTTTTTTATACGACTCATGGTGGATTTCATCAACATTATGGTAAGAACAATTTAATAATAAAAAATATTTTCGCTTTTGGGAAAGAAACACAGATAGTAAGAAGTAAAGAAGAACAACATTTATCTTTTAAATTTGTTGATAATATTGTTTATTGGGAAGAAGGAGAACTTTTAAAAGGAAACTTAAAAGATTTTAATTTTTATTTTGATAAAAACATTTATTGGAATACTTCTAGACAAAAATTCAAATTTGGTGAATTTACATTTGAACAATGGCAAGAGAAAGGGATGGATAAAAATTCAAAAATTGAAGAAGTTGATATATCTTTATTTTTGAAAAAATAA
- a CDS encoding beta-galactosidase, with product MKKEKFMILGVQYYRPPFPEKKFWKEDLSKIRDSGFNTIQLWACWGWIEPKMGIFKFDDYDELISEGEKKGLNVIISTIAEIHPFWIHRIIPDSYMIDHMGNNVISSLRIECNVGLTPGGCTDHLKVQELMENFLKTIAKRYAGVKNLIGWDCWNETRWAVQADGYVCYCPNTLNLFREWLKENYESLENLNKAWKRRYSQWEDVFPGKLPARPYTEMMEFLKFLTWRATKHMKFRYESIRSEDKEHIITAHCGQPSIMSLEGGFEQTLCRGNDWFLADQLDGFGSSHFPLWGRFDESILGVRIEAIRSATRGKVMWVSELQGGSARNGHMVDLSVPADLQQRWIWNGYGRGAKAVIFWCWRDEVFGRESSGFGIAGNDGKAEERIKAMKKTGKLLNKYNDLFQTYQPDNPKVGVLFEPDNYYLNWASDGNSELAGKNLLGYLLSLENCNIPYEIVESNHLDILYKLKVLFMPWSLIIRPEVAVHLMKFLQSGGTIFCEGETDSFTSLGFYRYPGEERNFTWELGISDEGRRIINQEEIAVFLKNKKFSLKPSGWLTPLVSKNSSFILARDINNNPIFISQNFGKGKVYMIGTFIGLPYYCSQYKDFEELLFEVVKDCNGLPELTVESKEETNTIKWQTGISGKYRLLFLTNNGNEKSVFISASEKFWGNSSEIEDLCTNEKIPIEIKNNKKGFKKDIAQGIFSIFRWEKF from the coding sequence ATTAAAAAGGAGAAATTTATGATATTAGGTGTTCAATATTATAGGCCACCATTTCCAGAAAAAAAATTCTGGAAGGAAGATTTGAGTAAAATTCGTGATTCTGGCTTTAATACTATTCAACTTTGGGCTTGCTGGGGATGGATAGAACCCAAAATGGGTATTTTTAAATTTGATGATTATGATGAACTTATTTCTGAAGGTGAAAAAAAAGGACTAAATGTAATTATTAGCACAATTGCAGAAATTCATCCTTTCTGGATTCATCGTATTATTCCTGATTCATATATGATAGACCATATGGGAAATAATGTTATTTCCAGTCTTAGAATTGAATGTAATGTTGGCCTTACTCCTGGTGGTTGTACTGACCATCTTAAAGTTCAAGAGTTAATGGAAAATTTTTTAAAAACGATAGCAAAACGGTATGCAGGGGTGAAAAATCTTATTGGCTGGGATTGTTGGAATGAAACAAGATGGGCAGTCCAGGCAGATGGATATGTTTGCTATTGTCCAAACACCTTAAATCTTTTTAGAGAGTGGTTAAAAGAAAATTATGAAAGTTTAGAAAACTTAAATAAGGCATGGAAACGTAGATATTCTCAATGGGAAGATGTTTTTCCAGGAAAACTTCCTGCTCGCCCTTATACTGAAATGATGGAATTCTTAAAGTTTTTAACATGGAGAGCAACCAAACATATGAAATTTCGTTATGAATCTATAAGGTCAGAAGATAAAGAACATATCATAACTGCCCACTGTGGACAGCCATCAATAATGAGTTTAGAAGGTGGATTTGAACAAACATTATGTAGAGGAAATGATTGGTTTTTGGCAGACCAATTAGATGGATTTGGTTCCTCGCACTTTCCTCTTTGGGGCAGATTTGATGAATCAATTCTGGGAGTTAGGATAGAAGCAATTCGTTCAGCAACAAGAGGAAAAGTTATGTGGGTTAGTGAACTTCAAGGTGGTTCTGCAAGAAATGGACATATGGTTGACCTATCAGTTCCAGCAGATTTACAACAACGATGGATATGGAATGGATATGGGCGTGGTGCAAAAGCGGTAATTTTCTGGTGCTGGCGTGATGAGGTATTTGGAAGAGAATCATCTGGTTTTGGAATTGCAGGTAATGATGGAAAAGCAGAAGAAAGAATTAAAGCAATGAAAAAAACAGGGAAATTGCTCAATAAATATAATGACTTATTTCAAACATATCAACCTGATAATCCCAAAGTTGGTGTTTTATTTGAACCAGATAATTACTATTTAAACTGGGCAAGTGATGGAAATAGTGAACTTGCTGGGAAAAATTTATTAGGGTATCTTTTATCTCTTGAAAACTGTAATATACCCTATGAAATTGTAGAAAGTAATCATCTTGATATTCTTTATAAATTAAAAGTTTTATTTATGCCATGGTCATTAATTATTCGTCCAGAAGTTGCTGTTCATTTAATGAAATTTTTACAATCAGGAGGAACTATTTTTTGTGAAGGTGAAACAGATTCATTTACTTCACTTGGTTTTTATCGTTATCCAGGAGAAGAAAGAAATTTTACTTGGGAATTAGGAATTAGTGATGAGGGAAGAAGAATTATTAACCAGGAAGAAATTGCAGTATTTCTTAAAAATAAAAAATTCTCTCTTAAACCAAGTGGATGGTTAACTCCTCTGGTTAGTAAAAATAGTTCTTTTATATTGGCAAGAGATATAAATAACAATCCTATTTTCATAAGCCAAAATTTTGGAAAAGGGAAAGTTTATATGATTGGCACTTTTATTGGTTTACCATATTATTGTAGTCAATACAAAGATTTTGAAGAATTACTGTTTGAAGTTGTGAAAGATTGTAATGGACTTCCAGAATTAACAGTAGAGAGCAAAGAGGAAACAAATACTATTAAATGGCAAACTGGCATTTCTGGAAAATATAGATTATTGTTTTTAACCAATAATGGAAATGAAAAGTCAGTTTTTATTAGTGCATCAGAAAAATTTTGGGGTAATTCTTCTGAAATTGAAGACCTTTGTACAAATGAAAAAATTCCTATTGAAATTAAAAATAACAAAAAAGGATTTAAAAAAGATATTGCGCAAGGAATTTTTTCCATTTTTCGCTGGGAAAAATTTTAA